In Gossypium hirsutum isolate 1008001.06 chromosome A10, Gossypium_hirsutum_v2.1, whole genome shotgun sequence, the DNA window GTAATGGACCCAAGGGAGTAATAAGTATGGCATTTGTTTTGGTGGGACAACTGGTTAGTGGAGGGTAAATATTTGATGAGAGCCACTATATAATTTAAATGGTTCTCTCTCTAGTTTGCCTAGACATTTTTATCTGAAAATTGCAAGTTTTATAGTTTAGCACGGTTTTCTTACTAAGTGAATGTCAATTTTTTGCATTCTGTTACACTTAGCATCTATATATCTGCATGATGCATCTGGTCACCATGAAAACACCATCCAGGATGGCGAATTCACTATAGTACAGAAGTTTCTTCTCTTTCAGTGGAAGAGGGTGATATATGATCTTAGTAAACTTACCAGCTAAAAGAATCTTATAGAAATAGGGCATTGTCTTATTTTCTGATGGTCGTTTATGCGCACAAATTTTGGTGGTAATTCAGTTACACTTGATTTTGTATTCCTTTATATGACCTTTTCTGCCAGCTTAATGGAAGGGTTGAATTCTTAATTTTCACATAGTGTTTCAAACTTCCTTTGAGCAATCTTTATAGGATATTAATGGGTGATGGTGATACTTATTTGAACCCATAGATGCCCTAATTTTTTTGGTTACATACAGCAACAAGATTGAAGTTGCCTATCAGGAAGCTGTTGCTTTAAAAAGGCAAGAAGAACTCATCCGTGAAGAAGCTGCCTGGCTGGCAGAAAGCGAGCAGAAGGCTAAACGAGGAGCATCTGAGAaggagaaaaatcaaagaaaaaacagGTATAATCCGTGTTTTTGGTATGGTAGGATCTTAGCAGACATCCTGAATGAACTCTTCTTGGACCACCTCTGTAAACAAATGAATAAATATTGTTTCACATTCTTCTTGATTATCTGAAGCATTCCCTAATTTACATTGGGAAGCAATTTGAAGTGTGTTTGTGTGCTATACAAacatatgtacatatgtatatatttatggaGATTAAATTTGTTAAAAGTTTTTTCTTCTGTTCTGAATTTGATGCATTTCCAATGCTTACGTACTGCAGGCTAAGCAAAAACGAAATAATCGGAAAAACAAAGAGAAGGGGAGGGAGGACAAGGCTATTGTGGCAGCAGAGAGGAAGCATCAAGAATATCACCCCGATGATGAAAAGGAAGCCCCTGTGATGGTGGAGGAGCAGCCAGTGCCTGAAAAGGCTGATGTTCTGGGTGATGTTTCTGACTCCGTTGATGCTGCCACTGAAGTTCTTCAGCCTGACTCCGAAGACAGAGATGCTAGTCCTGTTAACTGGGATACAGATACCTCAGAAATCCATCCCCCCACAGAAGCCTGTACCAGTGGAATAAGTGGACTGTCATGTGTACAGAATGGAGTAGCTGATAAGAGGAGCCCATCTCTAATGGATGATAGTTCATCAACATGTTCAACAGACTCAGTACCGTCAGTGGTAATGAATGGTCCCTATAAAGGGAACTCATTTTCAAACAACCACAATAAAAAATCACTGAGCAGGTAAGGTATTGCTTAGGTTTCTTTTAATGCTTCTTGATGATATGATATGGTATTTATCTCATCTGGCTGTTCAAATTTGTAGAGGAAGGAACCAGCGAAGTAAAACATTGAGTGATGGCAGTAGTTGGACTACAGAATCTGATAATCAGCCTCCTTGTCCTGCATTAGATGCAGGGCATCAAAATGATGTTACTGAAAGTCGCAAGGCTGGTGAAGCTGAGTTTGAGGCTGCTGTTTCCTCATCAGATCAGACAAAGTGGGCTGAGCAGGATGCTGTTAGGAAGGTGGTGTATATTGTTGTTCCATCTCATTAAGTTCTTACCTCTTCTTGCCACTTCACAGTTGTATATTTATGATTGACATTTATCTTCTCGATGTAATAGGAAGAAGTTGTTTTGCCGCTAAAGAAACCAAGCACCAAAGATTCAGTTGATTTGGAAAGACCTAAAGAGAAGACGGCTGCTGGACCATCCTCTCCAAGAAGCCCTTCCAAAAATCTACTACCTGCTCAGTTTAGGTCAGAGGAAACGAGTGCTGGCAGTGTAGATTCTATGTCAGTTAGGAAGACATTATCAAATGGCTTGCAACAGAGTGATCAACCTGCATCTTCTAGTACATCAGTCCAAATAACTGGTATTTTGAAATCTGAGACTCAGAAGTCTGCAACTCCAAAACCATCTGAACCTACTATCCCACAAGTCCCTGTGATGTCAAGGCCCTCCAGTGCCCCTCTAATACCTGGTACCAGGCCAACTCCTTTTGTTTCTATGGTTCAAACTACTCCTTTGCTTGCTCGATCAGTTAGTGCTGTTGGCCACTTAGGCCCTGACCTATCCCCAGCTGCTGGTTATGTTCCTCAATCTTACAGAAATGCCATAATGGGTAACCATAATGTTGCTTCTAGTTCGGCTGGTTTTACTCCTAACTCTCCTAGCTCAGGCATCAACCCATCACTAGTATACTCACAACCACCTACCTTGGTTTCTGCACCACTGTATATGCCCCCGAGCTCTGGGAAGATGGAGCCAAATTCTGTCCAATCAGGCCTTCCATTTGGCTTGGTAACTAGGGAAACCTTTCGGAGTGCTCCCCACTGGATGGAGAATTCTCAGAGGGATAGCAGTAGAAGCATGCACTCTAATACTTTGCTTGGTGAATTTGAAAATCTTGACTTGTACAGGTCTGTGCAAAATGGGTCCCGGGAACACTTCTCAATGGAGTTTCCAGCATGTGCATCTGGGCCTCAGACCCAAGGTGTCTTGGCAGACGAGTTTCCACATCTTGACATCATAAATGAGTTGCTTGATGAGGAACACAATGTTGGGAAGGCAGCTAGGGCTGGAGCAGGCTTCCATTCTCTTGGCAATGAGCCATATTTATTAAATCAgcattttccttttcattccGATTTGGGCTTGTCAGATGGAATGGGATCCTCAAGTGGCTCGTGCAGATTTGAGCGAATGCGGAGTTACCATAATGATGGGTTCCAACAAGGTTATAGTAGCTCCTCCAGCAACCATTTCGATACAGAGAGGGAGTTTATTCCACAAGCTAGCCCCCTACGTTATGCTAATGGACAACAAATTGATGGACTGGTCCCAAACCGGTGGCAAATGGCATCTTCGGATCTGTCTTTACTCAGCATGAGGAATGCAGATGGTGAAAATTACGCATACTACAGCCCAGAGTATCCGAATATGGCATGTGGCATCAATGGCTATACCGTATTCCGACCTTCGAATGGGCACTGAAAAGAGGTAAACAACTAGGGGAGTTTGCCCACAAATTTGATTGTTACTTATCTGATGTAATAATTGATTTGAGGAAAATTTGATGGGGTCTCAGATTTGGAGTGAGTTTGTAATCTTTTTCATAAGGAAAACATTTTGTAAAGAGTGTTACTGCTGCCTTCTTTACATCAAGCAtttctagtttcattagaaacgaGGCATTATATTTTCTCCGTTTCCTTCATCTCtgctttacttttttttttaactctaatatgaattgattttattTAGTACTATTGTCGGTAGAATTTCAAAATTCCACAAGTAGGGTTTGaggtactttttaaattttataagtgaTGTTAGGAGTTTACAAGTGTCATATAGGGTTATagtttaatatttaaaagaatatttttataaaataaatgtatgataattttttaaaattacttgtggaataaaaaaatatatattatatactaaatattaaCCCTATTATTAATGGCAAATTTATAATTCTACTTGCAAAATTTGAAGACCTAATGACTTTTGGGATTTCAATTTTACAAGAGAAGTTattttaatctttcattttattttttgtttttttaacttttggatttgtatatgtgtcaaatcactctaaaataatagagaaattaaaatatttttgccATGTGGTTGACATAtcgatatttaattaattttttaaaattaaaaaaaaatttaaaaaatattttttgtacttttttaattttttaaaataacttataattttttcagtttttcaaaatttaaaaactttaaaataattcaatgatAACATTTTATCCACTTGACAAAGTGTATGCCATGTaagtaaagttaaaaaaatataaatttttctatccattttggagttatttgaaaaaaaaaatttataagttaaaaaaaaattaaatggagagctcaaataattttttttcataaaattgaaagat includes these proteins:
- the LOC107897762 gene encoding TNF receptor-associated factor homolog 1b isoform X2, with translation MAAVASEETGVGRSVEGISSGQRCQAGEALAEWRSCDQVENGTPSTSPPYWDSDDDDGGPRPSELYGKYTWKIEKFSQINKRELRSNAFEVGGYKWYILIYPQGCDVCNHLSLFLCVANHDKLLPGWSHFAQFTIAVVNKDPKKSKYSDTLHRFWKKEHDWGWKKFMELSKVYDGFIESDTLIIKAQVQVIREKADRPFRCLDCQYRRELVRVYLTNVEQICRRFLDERQQKLGKLIEDKASWSSFCAFWLGIDQNARRRMSREKTEVILKIVVKHFFIEKEVTSTLVMDSLYSGLKALEGQSKGKKAKSKLSDAEEMPAPIVHMEKDMFLLVDDVLLLLKRAALEPLPPKDEKGPQNRTKDGNSGEDFNKDSIERDERRLTELGRRTVEIFVLSHIFSNKIEVAYQEAVALKRQEELIREEAAWLAESEQKAKRGASEKEKNQRKKQAKQKRNNRKNKEKGREDKAIVAAERKHQEYHPDDEKEAPVMVEEQPVPEKADVLGDVSDSVDAATEVLQPDSEDRDASPVNWDTDTSEIHPPTEACTSGISGLSCVQNGVADKRSPSLMDDSSSTCSTDSVPSVVMNGPYKGNSFSNNHNKKSLSRGRNQRSKTLSDGSSWTTESDNQPPCPALDAGHQNDVTESRKAGEAEFEAAVSSSDQTKWAEQDAVRKEEVVLPLKKPSTKDSVDLERPKEKTAAGPSSPRSPSKNLLPAQFRSEETSAGSVDSMSVRKTLSNGLQQSDQPASSSTSVQITGILKSETQKSATPKPSEPTIPQVPVMSRPSSAPLIPGTRPTPFVSMVQTTPLLARSVSAVGHLGPDLSPAAGYVPQSYRNAIMGNHNVASSSAGFTPNSPSSGINPSLVYSQPPTLVSAPLYMPPSSGKMEPNSVQSGLPFGLVTRETFRSAPHWMENSQRDSSRSMHSNTLLGEFENLDLYRSVQNGSREHFSMEFPACASGPQTQGVLADEFPHLDIINELLDEEHNVGKAARAGAGFHSLGNEPYLLNQHFPFHSDLGLSDGMGSSSGSCRFERMRSYHNDGFQQGYSSSSSNHFDTEREFIPQASPLRYANGQQIDGLVPNRWQMASSDLSLLSMRNADGENYAYYSPEYPNMACGINGYTVFRPSNGH